The following nucleotide sequence is from Novipirellula artificiosorum.
GCGTTGTCGGGAGTCGAAGGTCGGTTGTTTTCACCACTCGGTCTGGCTTACATCGTTTCAATTCTTGCGTCTTTCCTGGTTTCGATGACCGTGACCCCCGTGCTCTCGTACTACTTGCTACCTCAATCGCAAGCTGCACATCGAGAGCAAGACGGTTGGCTGCTACGGACATTGAAAAAGATGGCGTCCGTGCTGATACAAATCAGCATGGTTATGCCGCGATCGCTGCTGCTGATCACTTGGCTTGGCGTCGCGATTGCCGCGTGGCAGTTGGCAAACTTGGGCCGTGACTTTCTACCACCGTTCGACGAAGGCAGTGTCCAGGTCAACGTGACGTTACCAGCAGGTTCTTCGCTCGATGCGTCAAACCAAGTATCCGGTTCCATTGACGCGGTCTTTCGAGACAAGCAGGTCAGTGCATCTAACCCGGATGGCGAGATTCTGTACTTCGTGCGCCGCACCGGTAGGGCTGAAATGGACGAACATGCTTCGCCGGTGAATGTTGGCGAATACATTATCAGCATGAATCCGGCAATCAAGCAGGATCGTGATGAAGTGATATCGGGCTTACTAAAACAACTCAAGAATGAAGCCCCCGGCGTGGACATTGAAGTCCAACAACCGCTCGCGCACCTGATTAGCCACATGGTCTCGGGCGTCTATGCTGAAATCGCGATCAAGGTCTTTGGCGATGACCTGAACACGCTTCAGCAGCTTGCCGAGCAAGCCAAGACGACGATCCAAGAGGTTCCTGGAATCACGCCACCGGTTATTGAGCCGATTCGACAGACTGCGGAACTTCACATTCAGCTTCGATCCGATGACTTGGCTTTCC
It contains:
- a CDS encoding efflux RND transporter permease subunit, with the protein product ALSGVEGRLFSPLGLAYIVSILASFLVSMTVTPVLSYYLLPQSQAAHREQDGWLLRTLKKMASVLIQISMVMPRSLLLITWLGVAIAAWQLANLGRDFLPPFDEGSVQVNVTLPAGSSLDASNQVSGSIDAVFRDKQVSASNPDGEILYFVRRTGRAEMDEHASPVNVGEYIISMNPAIKQDRDEVISGLLKQLKNEAPGVDIEVQQPLAHLISHMVSGVYAEIAIKVFGDDLNTLQQLAEQAKTTIQEVPGITPPVIEPIRQTAELHIQLRSDDLAFHGLTRAYVANVLQTALQGEVISQVLEGQRRFDLLIRLEEEYRTDYKNLGRLRIDLPSDDDHKSRGQIELHEVADISEGTGPNAVNRENARRRIVIRCNTDGRDLASAVEEIKQKLDQKVTMPVGYFVEYGGQFESQQRATRLIMILAAVSVVGMFLVLMLLFPSVRIVLQILNALPTAFIGGVMALVITQQNLTVASLVGFISLGGIAVRNGIL